DNA sequence from the Lycium barbarum isolate Lr01 chromosome 5, ASM1917538v2, whole genome shotgun sequence genome:
ttttgagatacttgttgtcattatggatattgttgttgggttgtgttgattgtttggctgtgtttaacttttggggatgttatatgtataggggaaatgctgccgaaatttcggtaggcaagtatgtattaagtttggagtcttaaagtttgaaattaacaattggtaaacttgacaatttctagattttggacgaaattggaattgaagccaagcgagcgtatggcgcaatcgaggtatgtaaagcctaccccttccttcttaggcatgttctgaacataataggatCGGCcacgagccttaaatacgacttcgtTCCCCGGAATCCGAGATGGAaacccgctccaattccttcagcgaGACTGAAccacttttcttataatttgtccctaaagtgaaattttgtatgaaaccttcctaaacgaagTCGGATTactcccaaatgattatggatgacctcttaaggtctattatcagtaatttacgtatgtcgcctcgagttggtccgaggtgggcccacggagccccgatacctattgtatgatctaaattgtctcatttctgtctgactttcacaagtaacatctggactatcattctgatcacgatatgactacttttcatataaatcttacaaaatggctttgatatctggaaatctgattctggtaaaaatctatcgtgccttcccaagcaggatataggcgcatattatgaatgctatccgaatactctgatttgactcgccatttggcctacttcagtttgattgagtcggtataacgatctgtatgtatgtggttcctcattaatctgttcgcgaatgtctcaatgcttcctttcaccggatcccgggccggtttatatcgtgcggatgggccgccgagtcccttgtcgggggccgggtcccatgtatgaattccgaagtatgatgtgtccggttccggggtactgtggtatatgtcgttcccggttaccgtgtatatgttacgaagtatgatgtgtccggtttcccggcgtgtgatctgtccccggggttaccgtggttatgatatgatgtgttatgtgacggagatgttcgaagatatgaaatcttctaaaatatgatatgttgtggcgccagaggcaggagtggcgaccacgttcctgtgctctattatgattctgtctgtctgattggattgtgattccgcctgtccgtatggattgtgattctgcccgtccgtctggaccataattctgtccgtccgtttgatctatggttctgtccgttatacttctgtgcttccggttcatgttatgattatgtttgttatgtttctgctttacatactcggtacatttttcgtactaacccccggttcttcgggggctgcgctacatgcccgcaggtacagacgcacctgaagatacgccgccagtctagggctcagattctgctattttggagagctcctttgatccggagcgtgtacttttggtatatatcttctgacatctgtacattctgtacgtatggtaattctgggtacggcggggtcctgtcccgtcatatgactttgtatgtctgttagaggcctgtagatatgtttgtgggttagggtctttctgtacggatgtgtgtatatgttatgtttggggcgaccccattcgccgcggcggccggtccgcatatgttgctttgttggccggtgtggcctttgttggtattttctgtgcgcagggttattttggatagtctgtaaaacaaaggaaactctaccaaaaaaatttctggaatatagccttgacggcttctgttTTATACTTCAATGCGTTTGGTAACATtcgagatagcattggatagatgtgtttgggtgcccagatcgggtactagtcacggcctacggggttgggtcgtgacaatagccttcgatgtaaggaccaaacgatcataacgaatcgtgtcccgttGTGTATTTGCTACAGCAAAGGtagaaggaattaaaattctcatatgtacaaacattttgcaaacacaaagttatcaaaagcTTGGATAgcaaaatcttgggtgtctttctgttaaaaggactttgccccgatggtaaccgccgtattcTGGCACTGCCTCATTCACATACTCTATACcgaggattgtgcccgaaattcaataaaggcaacaaggtcacaatgatccgagccaaaattcgacaaactcccctaaacggggactgctacatcaaaaatTCTGCCAAGGctgaaaaaataccgaccctaaaggaaatgcctatcgtaagtcggagacgtctgaacttatgaagcatcggataagtcccacgggcacggtgaattaacgactacgGGACGACTTGTCCTAAAACAAACCAACGGTCATGGAAAAAATAATAgcaaacattcaaacgaagaaacAGGAAAAAGACATTCTTTATATATACAAGGGATGCTTTTTACATCAAAAATCAaaatcctacaaaggcaaaaaacaaaaataaaagacgAAGCACAAGCCCTATGCTATCCGGCATGACTAGAGGTGGATGAGTGCTCGGACTCGGTCCGCTTggagtcgtctgactcggacccgagAGCACGGTTTGCTTTCTCCTCCATCCTGttggcttcgagtatcagggccagAAGATCCGAAAGGCCGTGCTCAAtttgctcgagggtgatccgccgagacttccacttctcatactcggcgacaatagcagtatgagcctcggccgcctccacACTTTTCCAGGTTTcctccaaatcggcctcagccttggccagtttGGCTTCCAGATCAACCCGGTTCTCCTCAAGGATACTTCTCCTACGGGTGGCCGCctctagctcggccttaaggccGTCATTGGCAATAACCGCCTCCTCGAGCTCAGCTCTTAGACCTTCacatatccgagaccgctcctcggctttctcctcgaacaccctccTGCGCTCGTTGAACAAACCAGCCTCGGACTCGAGccgccggttcctctcggccaagcccgTAGCATCAGCCTTCATCGAGTCCAGTTCCCCCCGGAGGCGGGAAACCATGGTCTCAAGCTCATCTAGCCTCAAGGAAAACTGGGatttatcccggctaaggccgatcttgtcagcctcaaggctccggttataaTCGGTCATGGCGGCCAGTTCACTCTTCAAACGGCGGTTTTCTTCCTTAGCCGCATCGAGCTCAGGACGGAGGTTGGCCAACACGGCCGCCCGGTTCAACTTTTCCTCTTTCTCCCGAAGAAGATGctggtatttctccgtttctcggccctgggcatccagttggcctcgaagatcGTCCATCTCATGTTGGGCATggatgaaggcttcgttgaccagcaccacactctgcaggtAAAACAAGGTAGAAGACTTAGGCAAAGTAAGGATAAAATCCTCAGATAAACTATACAAGGATGGCTAagaatcttacccggttgcccgcatgcataccctcgctaatgaggcactgccaagtgacCCCAGTCATTTTGCGCCTGTCCGAGTCAGAGACAAGGGGTCGCAAATAGCTGGCTACGCCCACCGGACGCGATAGAAAgatgcagtcctcggggacggtgattacgaccgatctggttctccttggctccacgctcggggccgggaagatattcaccaagctatccctggcaccagattcggaggtccggttggccgacctcgtggcccgGGGAATAGGGAGATGACCAAAGCCCGCAGCTTCGCCGGTGGCGGGGGGAGTGCtcgagaacatatcatcaaaatcatccacccgcggagccggggtagatgaacttggagcagcctcaatatTTTCGGCAAAGGCCGGGGGCTCCGCAGTTGTATAAGGCTCATGCTCGGGAGACGGTCGAGCGCCTGTGGGGGCTTCGCTCTCCGGTACTGGGACGGATCTTTGATCGGCTTCAGCAGCGGCCGCTTCCCCGGACCTCCTTTTCCTTTGTaggggagtatcttccgaagaagtttcacctgaaatatcgacaaagtcaatcgaccgaagaggagccggggaaagtatttcttccgcacctgaacgTGGAGCAGGAACCAAAAGACCTTCGCCGATagaaggaaggggtggaacggAGATCGCCTCCTTCGGTATTGGAGCCACGGAGGGAATCGAGCCGACTCTCCGAACAATTATATCGGGCTCCGTCTCTTCCCTTGAAGACCGAGCAACGCTCCTTGCTTTCTTCTTTTTTGGCGTctgccccttttcggagggccgtTTTATTTTTGCAGCGTCGGCGAGAACACGGGAAGAACCCGCCGTGTCAAGATCTGATGCCGGTGCTGGGGGAGCGGTCCCCAACTCCGATCAAGGGGCTGTtgagcccttaggcaaacctgaaaaGATAAGATGTTAGCGAAGGTCGAAGAACGGAACGAATAGAGAAGGATGCAATAGAGTAGAAGTAGAAGACTACCGTGATTCTGGGCGACgcatcggccacgtgacaggtgtgCCCATGTCCGGTTGTAAGGATGCTGGTCGAGAAGTACAGTGACCCAGTCACTCAGATTCCGaatgaccggaggaacgtacccattggctgaTAAAAGTAAGGAAGAAACAGTGAGAAAGCAGAATCAAAATTTGACGAAGCATGCTAAAGCAATTATTCGAGGTTTcggacttacgcttgttattccacttctcTGGGAAAGGCATGTAATCGGCTGGAATAATttcctcggtcttcacccggacgtatcgctccaaccatccccggtctctgtcttcatccatttttgagaaaaatggattccggctgcgcttggccagtttcattacgctccccggaacagcctcggggagtataggcgtatcaggtgggccagtGTGAACTCCTTCTCGGCGTTGTTGGCGAACAACCGGAGACACgttacgaccctccaaacaattgggccgatctgagccaacGTAATGCcgtaagtccggcacatgtcgagaatgaaCGGATCCACCGGAGGGTCAAGTTTGAGAGTGAAAGGATATGTGTAAACGTACAGAAACCCTTCACGATGGTCAGTAACAGATTCATCTGGTCCGGGGATGAAAACCCGAACTGGACGAGTGTCCCACCCGCAGTCGACCCGGACTATATCGAGCTTCTCCTCGGTAATAGATGAGGGGTACCGCCTCACGTCGAACCCCCTAtctgaaacggaggaaggcttttcgacctcGAGATCATTGTTGAAATTGAATTTAGCCGGTATGATATCCAAAGCCGTGGGCTCGAATTTAGCCGGAGACGCAGGGTCGGCCCCCGGGGATGACACCAGTCGAGCATCATGGGACGTGGATTCAGACATCTCGGAAATATGAAGGAAAGAAGATTCAAGAGAGGAATTTAAGAAAAATGAAGGAACTGGTGATTCGAGGGGTGACAAAGTACGAAGCAGCAACACTCGAGCAAAAATAGTTGACAGAAATGGTGACAGAGTTGGTTCTTTTGCACGTGGTATGAAGCGACGAATCAACAGCAGAACAAATATAAAGTTAATTGTGTGTGGTGCAGATGAAAAAACGCAGAAATAGAGTGGAGTTAAAGAAGAGCAAGGCGTGAAAATGATAAAATGAAGAGGTAAAGAGTCTTATATAGGCATGGAAGAGGAACGGTTATCGAGGACGACCAATCAAGGGGAGCCACGTGCCCCCATCATTAATGCGaagcgactcgaaacgacgtgCAAAAGACGGTTGGCAGAAGCAGACCACCCGGGGTGATACACGTGGCCGATAAAAAAAGGGGCAttacgcaactgttcccgccaaaatgagaagataacgaTGAGCTGACAGAACCACCGGTTTCagaagttatccactccccgttactccgatagatcggagatccgggaagtgtgggggctatctgtatacggtaaaaaccagtTATGAGGCAAATCGGTGGAAGGAGGAACTGGCGGAATAAAGGAATGAGAATGCGCCAgatactattcgcccttgaccgagggaacgcttggaccggagcTAAGTGAGCgacaccgactgatctgccttcttcgccATTGAAACGGCCAagtccggtgacccgagcattcgtggccgttggtccgtatagctgTTGGCCCGCATAGCCGTTGGgccgtgtggccgttgcatgcgagctacgcgccagtagcgtcctgtcatggtcaactacccaccatgcgtgtgtcagacggcgccgtcagtctaatcccaccaaatccgttcagGGCTGTCCTTATTACTATAATTTTATTAATTCACATTGTATGAAACCCATGGAGGTCACGCTATAAATAGAGCAAATCCCCCTCCGTTGTAAGGGTTGGCTCCTTTACTTTCTAAGAACATTTGCAATAGAAAAATCCATATTTACGATCTCTCTCTCTAAATATCTGATTCGGCCGTGATCATTTGTCTCCATTTTATTGTGCGTCTTCCACCAAGTGTCCGACATTGTTTATAAACGTTTATATTCATAGCAAATTGTCATCATTAGCCGTTTTGTTGAAGAACTCTCATATACATATCTTGTCTATCTAACACACATCAagacccaagcacatatcctatacctactcacaaatttaattgattatccgaattcggggtaaacaagtgTAAGCTCTTTATGTTGGTGAGTTCAACTTTCTTTGTTTTTTAATCACTGTTTTTTATTAGTAAATTTTGTACATGCACATTAATAATTCTTCTGATTTACTCATGCATATTTGGATATATTAGATACCCAGGTGCAAGCTTGCGAGAAGcgttacaaattttattttagtATCCTTTTTGTAAATCTAAATTATCTTTTAGCGCTGGTAAATTTTCTATTGATTGGATGTCCTTTTTTTGCCTTCCAACAAAATATACATAGTTGTTTTCTGCTAGAGGCACTAACTCTGTTTGAATTTATTGCAATGTAGAGTCTTAAATGTTCTTAATCCCTTCTATAAACTAACTTAGAAATAATAAGGGTTTTCCTGCTCTCCATTGTGATTTTGCTGCACGATTACCCCTCTTAGGGCTATAGTCTTTTCTCCAGACAGGGTAGATATAATGCATATTGTTTTAAGTAATTGCAAATGTTACTCCAACAAAATTATAAATGCCTTGGAACATGAATGTTGACTAATAAAAGACATGGCATTGCATTGACCCAAAAGACTAATGAACAAATATGAGATTAGAAGGCCATCCTTTCTAAAAAGCAGTCTGCCGTGCAACGGAAACTATTGGCAATTACCTTAGTCATTTCTCTTATATAGTGTAGTCCCCGAAGCAACGGGTCGAGAGAGTACGATACATCGATGTAAAAGATTTATCTTCCTAGGAGTTTGGTTTACTTAACAGGATTTTCTATGAGGTAGACCCTCGGCAACAAGAAGCAAGAGAAAGAAAGGTGGTAGATTTAAATGGATCTATACATGTCGATCCTTTTTAGCTTTATTGGATTATTTCTATTAATTTTGGATTACTTCTCAACGGGTGCAGGATGTGAAGTAACATGGTCTTATGATAAGATTCCTAATGCAAACTCTAGAAATTCAAAAAGGAATTAAAAAGCACGGAATTAAGATAAAAGCAACACCcaattagtaaaggaattataggCAAATCTAGGTATGTTAAACCTAAATCCTCTTAATTGATTTCTACTAATGAACCTATACTAATTGATAATCAATAAGGAAGActaaatgaatccacaaatgagcaattcaATGTAGAAAGTCAAGTACAAGAGGTTTAGATTACCAACCAAAGATCCACACAAATAGTCACTAAGATAATCTTTAATTAACTAactaaacaaactatcactcataAGAGGGTTTCTTCAATAATCAAGTTAAAAACTAATGAAATGACTAGGGCAACTATATATAGTCTTGTCTTTTACAACTAAGGCCCAAAGGTGACCTTTTGCAAAATTAGCCACAAGTTGGCCAAAAATAGCCAGCATTGGCTCGTCTTTGGACatttgcacttctagccacttttTATGGCTTCCCTTCTTATGCCTTCATCTTCAACATCCTCCCAAGCAATCATTCACACGTTATACACTCTTGAGAGGTGTTCTTAAAGCGTCTCCAATGCCCTTCTCTTCATAAACATCACTTGCAAGTCTTGGAGTTCCTTGGCTTGGCTATGAGTGAATGACCTTGAAGGAGTGGTGCCTGTTGGTATCATATTATCCTTctcttcttggagaagattcgtcCTTGAATCTAAAGGCTCAC
Encoded proteins:
- the LOC132639396 gene encoding uncharacterized protein LOC132639396, whose protein sequence is MTDYNRSLEADKIGLSRDKSQFSLRLDELETMVSRLRGELDSMKADATGLAERNRRLESEAGLFNERRRVFEEKAEERSRICEGLRAELEEAVIANDGLKAELEAATRRRSILEENRVDLEAKLAKAEADLEETWKRF